The following are from one region of the Stanieria cyanosphaera PCC 7437 genome:
- a CDS encoding FAD-dependent thymidylate synthase, protein MAWIDPLKDGKSRIELIDSMGSDLSVVNDARASFEKSSQQLSEKDIKLINYLIKHQHTSPFRGVVFSAFRSSQSHLTA, encoded by the coding sequence ATGGCTTGGATAGATCCATTAAAAGATGGCAAAAGTAGAATCGAATTAATTGATTCGATGGGCAGTGATTTAAGCGTCGTTAATGATGCTCGTGCCAGCTTTGAAAAAAGTTCACAACAATTAAGTGAAAAAGATATCAAATTGATTAATTACTTAATCAAACACCAACATACTTCCCCTTTTAGAGGAGTTGTTTTTAGTGCGTTCCGTTCGAGTCAAAGCCATCTAACAGCGTAA
- the ltrA gene encoding group II intron reverse transcriptase/maturase, with protein sequence MNSQKYKWNEWKDIDWKIVETAVFKLQKRIFKASQSGNIKQVHRLQRLLTNSYFGKLWATRKVTQDNQGTGLSRCGSKFRTQPLKKTAGVDGVKSLTPKQRLELVEKLKISNKSKPTRRVWILKANGKKRPLGIPVIEDRVKQALAKISLEPQWEALFEGNNYGFRPGRSVHDAIEAIFSCISKQAKYVLDADITGCFDNINHQKLLNKINTYPAMRRQIKAWLKSGVLDKNIYSRTDKGTTQGGVISPLLANIALNGMEKVVKEVARASQHLKFRGYSDKYKAEKCVNLIRYADDFVILCHNLETLKECEKAIKKWLKEIGLEINEEKTSITHTLEKHEGRVGFDFLGFNIRQHPQGKKRCGNNTKGKKLGFKTLITPSKESIKNHTAELREIIRGMRNSTQQLLIERLNPKIRGWAAYYSTVCSSDTFGKMGHILYQQLKRWAKRRHPMKGGKWVKDRYWHTKGNNHWVFGVKKEGNFEKTLIKHTDTPIKRHTKVKQETSYFDGNKYYWSQRLCRHPEMNKSKATLLKRQKGKCPICKMYFNGNDVMEVDHIIPKFKGGKNSYENLQLLHRHCHEKKTAMDKTRS encoded by the coding sequence ATGAACTCACAGAAGTATAAATGGAACGAATGGAAAGACATCGATTGGAAAATCGTTGAAACTGCCGTGTTCAAGTTGCAAAAGAGAATTTTCAAGGCGAGTCAGAGTGGAAACATAAAACAAGTACATCGACTACAGCGTTTACTGACAAACTCATACTTTGGTAAATTGTGGGCGACAAGAAAAGTAACCCAAGACAATCAAGGGACGGGGCTTTCAAGGTGCGGAAGTAAATTCCGCACACAGCCCCTCAAAAAAACGGCAGGAGTAGATGGAGTAAAATCACTAACTCCTAAACAAAGGCTGGAACTAGTGGAAAAATTAAAAATTAGTAATAAGAGTAAACCAACTCGCAGAGTATGGATACTAAAAGCTAATGGAAAGAAAAGACCACTGGGTATTCCCGTAATCGAGGACAGAGTAAAACAAGCCCTAGCCAAAATTAGTCTAGAACCTCAATGGGAAGCTCTATTTGAGGGAAACAATTATGGTTTCAGACCTGGGAGATCAGTCCATGATGCTATTGAGGCAATATTCTCCTGCATCAGCAAACAAGCTAAATATGTGCTTGATGCCGATATAACAGGATGCTTCGATAATATCAATCACCAAAAACTACTGAACAAAATAAACACGTATCCTGCTATGAGAAGGCAGATTAAAGCCTGGTTAAAAAGTGGGGTACTTGACAAGAACATCTATTCCAGAACAGATAAAGGCACTACACAAGGAGGAGTAATCTCACCTTTATTAGCCAATATCGCATTAAACGGAATGGAAAAAGTAGTTAAAGAAGTTGCCAGAGCTTCGCAACACTTAAAATTCCGAGGATACAGTGATAAGTACAAGGCAGAAAAGTGTGTCAACCTAATTAGATACGCTGACGACTTCGTAATACTATGTCACAACCTCGAAACTCTTAAAGAATGCGAGAAGGCAATCAAAAAGTGGTTGAAAGAAATAGGGTTAGAAATAAATGAGGAAAAAACCAGTATCACCCATACATTAGAAAAACATGAGGGTAGAGTGGGATTCGATTTCCTTGGTTTTAACATCAGACAACATCCACAGGGTAAAAAACGATGTGGAAATAATACGAAAGGTAAAAAACTGGGATTCAAGACGTTAATCACTCCCTCAAAGGAAAGTATAAAGAACCACACAGCAGAACTGAGAGAAATCATAAGAGGCATGAGAAATAGTACCCAACAACTTCTTATTGAAAGGTTAAATCCAAAAATAAGGGGATGGGCAGCATATTACTCAACCGTATGCAGTAGTGATACTTTCGGAAAAATGGGGCATATACTCTATCAACAGCTAAAAAGATGGGCAAAAAGAAGACACCCTATGAAAGGAGGTAAATGGGTAAAAGATAGGTACTGGCACACAAAAGGAAACAATCATTGGGTATTCGGTGTGAAAAAAGAGGGAAATTTCGAAAAAACTCTAATAAAACACACAGATACCCCTATTAAAAGACACACCAAAGTAAAACAGGAAACTAGCTACTTCGACGGAAACAAATATTACTGGAGTCAGAGATTATGTAGACATCCAGAAATGAACAAATCCAAAGCAACCCTGTTAAAGAGACAAAAAGGTAAATGCCCAATATGTAAAATGTACTTTAACGGCAATGATGTCATGGAAGTAGACCATATAATACCTAAATTCAAAGGAGGAAAAAATAGTTATGAGAATCTACAACTATTACACAGACATTGCCACGAAAAAAAAACAGCTATGGATAAAACTCGCTCTTAG
- a CDS encoding RNA recognition motif domain-containing protein, which produces MSIYVGNIPYEVTQEDLSSIFAEYGTVTRVYLPVDRETGRMRGFGFVEMSNETEEDQAIETLDGAEWMGRELRVNKARPKENNNNRNYSGGNRRSNNLARNY; this is translated from the coding sequence ATGTCAATTTATGTTGGTAATATTCCTTATGAGGTTACTCAAGAAGACCTCTCTAGTATTTTTGCTGAATATGGAACTGTGACAAGAGTTTATTTACCAGTAGATCGTGAAACTGGTCGGATGCGGGGTTTTGGTTTTGTCGAAATGTCAAACGAAACAGAAGAAGACCAAGCGATTGAAACTCTAGATGGTGCAGAGTGGATGGGCAGAGAATTACGAGTTAATAAAGCTCGTCCTAAAGAAAATAACAACAATCGTAATTATTCTGGTGGTAATCGTCGTAGTAATAATTTAGCTCGTAATTACTAA
- the mgtE gene encoding magnesium transporter gives MTANGIKHNELRQLVRSQLELLLNQGNLEGAKALLVPVKPVDIAEAIEGLPESMQVIAFRLLSKSEAIEVYEYLDSAVQQALIQEFKRQEVLDIVDKMSPDDRAKLFDELPAKVVRRLVAQLSPGERQATALLLGYEEDTAGRIMTPEYISLKESLTVSETLTRIRSLANASEVIYYLYVTDASRRLTGIVSLRDLVVSSTEKTLGEIMTRDVVFVHTDTDQEEVARTIQRYDLLAVPVVDREDRLVGVVTVDDVIDILEQEATEDIYALGGVQSDGDNYFQTNLITVARRRVVWLFVLLITNTVTGTIIRSQEELLQQVVTLAAFIPLLTGTGGNVGAQSSTVIIRGLNTEEITDLGPGKVIFREALAGILLGGILGIVATVWAYWLQGNFFVSLAVGISLIAIALLASVAGSALPFLFRSLKLDPALMSAPFITTAVDVLGVLIYFNIARVILGL, from the coding sequence ATGACAGCAAATGGAATCAAACACAATGAGTTACGGCAGCTTGTTCGCAGTCAATTAGAATTATTACTAAATCAGGGTAATTTAGAAGGTGCAAAAGCTTTATTGGTGCCGGTTAAACCTGTAGATATTGCTGAGGCGATTGAAGGTTTACCTGAATCTATGCAAGTAATTGCTTTTCGTTTATTATCTAAATCCGAAGCGATTGAAGTTTATGAATATTTAGATTCTGCTGTACAACAAGCTTTAATTCAAGAGTTTAAACGTCAGGAAGTATTAGATATTGTTGACAAGATGTCTCCTGATGATCGAGCTAAATTATTTGATGAACTTCCTGCCAAAGTGGTTCGTCGTCTCGTCGCGCAATTAAGTCCTGGTGAACGTCAAGCGACAGCTTTGTTACTCGGTTATGAAGAAGATACTGCAGGGCGAATTATGACCCCTGAGTATATTTCTTTGAAAGAGAGTTTAACTGTTAGTGAGACTTTAACTAGAATTCGTTCTTTAGCGAATGCTTCAGAAGTTATTTATTATCTTTATGTCACAGATGCTTCTCGTCGTTTAACAGGAATTGTTTCGCTACGAGATTTAGTAGTTTCTTCAACTGAAAAAACTCTAGGTGAAATTATGACTCGCGATGTGGTGTTTGTTCATACGGATACAGATCAAGAGGAGGTAGCTAGAACCATTCAAAGATACGATCTTTTGGCTGTTCCTGTGGTAGATCGCGAAGATCGCTTAGTGGGAGTAGTGACAGTCGATGATGTGATTGATATTTTGGAACAGGAAGCGACCGAAGATATTTATGCTTTGGGCGGGGTACAATCGGATGGCGATAATTATTTTCAAACTAATTTAATTACAGTTGCTCGTCGTAGAGTAGTGTGGTTATTTGTTTTATTAATTACTAATACAGTTACAGGTACGATTATTCGTTCTCAAGAAGAACTTTTGCAACAGGTTGTGACTTTAGCAGCTTTTATTCCTTTATTAACTGGTACAGGTGGTAATGTAGGGGCGCAGTCTTCTACTGTAATAATTCGCGGTTTGAATACTGAAGAAATTACAGATTTAGGACCAGGAAAAGTGATCTTTCGAGAAGCTTTGGCAGGTATTTTACTCGGAGGCATTTTGGGAATTGTAGCTACGGTTTGGGCTTATTGGTTACAAGGCAATTTCTTTGTTTCTCTAGCAGTGGGAATTAGTTTAATTGCGATCGCTCTTCTGGCTTCGGTGGCGGGTTCCGCTTTACCTTTTTTGTTTCGTTCTCTCAAGCTAGACCCTGCTTTGATGTCTGCACCTTTTATTACTACGGCGGTAGATGTTTTAGGTGTGCTAATTTATTTTAATATCGCTAGAGTAATTTTAGGACTATAA
- a CDS encoding FAD-dependent thymidylate synthase: MASNHNDEQLGWNEKSFRYVAIDDSDEFYIPEIFRQQAKSNKQATEGNLETEINAQAQSIYLQQCQSSYQAYQQLLELGVGREQARGILVPSVYTAWVWV, encoded by the coding sequence ATAGCTAGTAATCACAACGATGAACAATTAGGCTGGAATGAAAAAAGTTTTCGCTATGTAGCCATTGATGATAGTGATGAATTTTATATTCCAGAAATTTTTCGACAACAAGCGAAAAGCAACAAACAAGCAACCGAAGGAAACTTGGAGACAGAAATTAATGCTCAAGCTCAATCAATTTATTTACAACAATGTCAAAGTAGCTATCAAGCTTATCAACAATTATTAGAACTAGGAGTTGGTAGGGAACAGGCCAGAGGAATTTTAGTTCCTTCTGTTTATACTGCTTGGGTATGGGTGTGA
- a CDS encoding IS1/IS1595 family N-terminal zinc-binding domain-containing protein produces the protein MKCPRCESSSYHKNGRIKGRQRYLCKVCGRQFLLAVPVSNHNSCATINSQALKSTQLFPASTTKKGIAILLIDAENIRLDIATENFLQEISELPLQVKIAFANWRTSSMAKRDLELHDRGYQLIHVPEGSNSADGKMIAIGSSIFLQYPETKEVFICSNDLIFTHLCTELQNRGLIIHRVHRENHCLQVEHRHTNTVSSYSFEFNSSVPSLDKLMTSLEEIINWKYATTTEMQDKLSNLTALWQERKKNPLQFLFDSKFNFEQEHKLVPIEQTQTIFSQQQLEQAIITIIKQNQDISPQQEVSIAMVSNELKKKYGESGSQIVKRLKLKPSFTKFIQSSQLFATQTMGKTYKIILQNQEKPEFHNPQWLEKALLKILQELLQKSQSSRIHISRLSDEFKKQYGLPTSTILKQLKLKNSFLAFLQSCSVFKIEKIDKVYHVAIASIGK, from the coding sequence ATGAAATGTCCTAGATGTGAATCGAGTTCATATCATAAAAATGGTCGGATCAAAGGTAGACAGCGTTATTTATGTAAAGTCTGCGGTAGACAGTTTTTGTTAGCAGTCCCTGTCTCAAACCATAATAGTTGTGCAACTATTAATTCTCAAGCTTTAAAATCTACTCAACTTTTTCCTGCTTCCACCACAAAAAAAGGCATTGCGATCCTATTAATTGATGCAGAAAATATTCGATTAGACATAGCAACAGAAAACTTTTTACAAGAAATTAGTGAACTACCGCTACAAGTAAAAATTGCTTTTGCTAACTGGCGTACTTCTAGTATGGCAAAAAGAGATTTAGAACTACACGATCGCGGTTATCAATTAATTCATGTTCCTGAAGGTTCTAATAGTGCAGATGGCAAAATGATTGCGATCGGCTCATCAATTTTTTTACAATATCCTGAAACGAAAGAAGTTTTTATTTGTTCTAACGATCTAATTTTTACTCATCTTTGTACCGAGTTACAAAACCGAGGTTTAATCATCCATCGGGTGCATCGAGAAAATCATTGTCTGCAAGTTGAACATCGTCATACCAATACAGTGAGTTCTTACTCATTTGAGTTTAATAGTTCTGTTCCTTCTTTAGACAAATTAATGACATCTTTAGAAGAAATTATTAATTGGAAGTATGCTACAACTACCGAAATGCAAGATAAATTGTCAAACTTAACAGCTTTGTGGCAAGAACGGAAAAAAAATCCTTTGCAGTTTTTATTTGATTCCAAATTTAACTTTGAACAAGAGCATAAATTAGTTCCAATAGAACAAACTCAAACTATTTTTTCTCAACAACAACTAGAACAAGCAATTATTACTATTATTAAACAAAATCAAGATATTTCTCCCCAGCAAGAAGTTAGTATTGCCATGGTTAGTAACGAATTGAAAAAAAAATATGGAGAAAGTGGCAGTCAAATTGTAAAACGATTAAAATTAAAACCAAGTTTTACAAAATTCATTCAGTCTTCTCAGTTATTTGCTACACAAACAATGGGGAAAACTTACAAAATTATTTTACAAAATCAAGAAAAACCAGAATTTCATAATCCTCAATGGTTAGAAAAAGCTTTACTAAAGATTTTGCAAGAGTTACTCCAAAAATCTCAATCAAGTCGTATTCATATTTCCCGTCTGAGTGACGAATTTAAAAAACAATATGGGCTACCAACTTCAACAATTTTAAAACAATTAAAACTGAAGAACTCTTTTCTGGCATTTCTCCAGTCTTGTTCTGTATTTAAAATAGAAAAGATTGATAAAGTTTATCATGTCGCGATCGCTTCTATAGGAAAATAA
- a CDS encoding response regulator, giving the protein MIRILIVDDQKFYRETVRNILEAESDFEVIGEADNGFKGIEYVEKLKPDLALVDLEMPEMDGFTLTRLIVKRFPTTKVVILSSNDDENSINCAVQTGASGYLLKSNSWQEIAEAVRYVQRGYFQLSPGLFEKLIFHLINNKESTSNQLIDLEKKFNNYFKNLEQEILFKNELNRNQLLGDIEEQINQIKIEFEAGLKTFQRKVTQQVQTGLDVFIKQYQPNQSELKIFENEIQQYNKQQVLINHQLLSTKQSVTKIEQQIKLIIYSLIFLFINFIVLALFSNLNN; this is encoded by the coding sequence ATGATTCGTATTTTAATAGTAGATGATCAAAAATTTTATAGAGAAACGGTACGAAATATTTTAGAAGCTGAATCTGATTTTGAAGTAATTGGCGAAGCTGATAATGGATTTAAAGGAATTGAATATGTAGAGAAGCTCAAACCAGATCTAGCACTGGTAGATTTAGAAATGCCAGAAATGGATGGATTTACTCTGACACGGCTGATTGTTAAACGTTTTCCAACCACAAAAGTTGTGATTTTAAGTAGTAATGATGATGAAAATAGTATTAATTGTGCGGTACAAACAGGAGCAAGTGGATATTTATTAAAAAGTAATTCTTGGCAAGAAATAGCCGAGGCAGTTCGATATGTTCAAAGAGGCTATTTTCAACTTAGTCCAGGTTTATTTGAAAAACTAATTTTTCATTTGATCAATAATAAAGAAAGTACTTCAAATCAGCTTATTGATTTAGAAAAAAAGTTTAACAATTATTTCAAAAACTTAGAACAAGAAATTCTTTTTAAAAATGAACTTAATCGTAATCAACTTTTAGGGGACATTGAAGAACAAATCAACCAAATAAAAATTGAGTTTGAGGCAGGATTAAAAACTTTTCAAAGAAAAGTAACTCAGCAAGTACAGACTGGTTTAGATGTTTTTATTAAGCAATATCAACCTAATCAATCAGAGCTAAAAATTTTTGAAAATGAAATTCAGCAATATAATAAACAGCAGGTCTTAATCAATCATCAATTACTGAGTACAAAGCAATCCGTAACCAAAATAGAACAGCAAATAAAATTGATAATTTACAGCTTAATTTTTTTGTTTATAAATTTTATTGTTTTGGCATTGTTCAGCAATTTAAATAATTAA
- a CDS encoding GGDEF and EAL domain-containing protein, whose translation MMKANEINNWLQSGLSQQLNTIKLFQLLLEYSPLAIAILDRQMCYLAVTEKWLKDYQLEQQNLIGCSHYEVFPEVSQYWQEIYQRCLAGATEQRSEDLIEHSDGRIDWLKWEISPWYENSGEVGGIIIVTELITQVRQLETFFNLASDLLCIIGIDGNFKQINPAITKILGYTQTELIGQSFLNLVHPQDQIKTLEELAKLVTGKAITRWKNRCLCQDGYYKYLEWQIASTNQLGLIYAIARDDSQSQQLNEQLAWQTTHDLLTGLYNRQGLEQKVIEAIADHQLISKPAVFCYLDLDRFRLINDLCGHVMGDRILCQIANILKQKINRQDILARIGGDEFGILFANSSIKQAEIIANTIRQLIEEFRFQWQNKTFTIGASIGMVAIDENSRDFSNLLCLADTACHAAKQKGRNCIKVYRADDEELNRQRDERQWISHLISALEEDRFVLYSQKIVSLKNNNLNHYEILLRLLDEEGNLISPMVFMPAAENYDLMPAIDRWVIKNFFLNYSDHYRSQIAEEISPTMYTINLSGASLNSDRFLEFLKEQLATYPITPQNICFEITETVAISNLHIVAQFIRELKELGCLFALDDFGSGMSSLAYLKSLPVDYLKIDGSFVKNIVNDPIDCATVECFSKISNVMNIKTIAEFVENQQIFTKLQELGIDYAQGYGIGKPLPLCFGDN comes from the coding sequence ATGATGAAAGCGAATGAGATTAATAATTGGTTGCAGTCAGGGTTGTCTCAACAGTTAAATACCATAAAATTGTTTCAATTATTGCTTGAATATTCACCTCTGGCGATCGCGATACTTGATCGTCAAATGTGTTATCTAGCAGTGACTGAAAAATGGTTAAAAGATTATCAACTCGAACAGCAAAATTTGATTGGTTGTTCTCATTATGAAGTTTTTCCTGAAGTTTCTCAGTATTGGCAAGAAATTTATCAACGTTGTTTAGCGGGTGCTACAGAACAAAGAAGTGAAGATCTAATTGAACATAGTGATGGCAGAATTGATTGGTTGAAATGGGAAATTTCTCCTTGGTATGAAAATTCTGGAGAAGTCGGTGGGATTATTATTGTTACAGAATTAATTACTCAAGTTAGACAACTCGAAACTTTTTTTAATCTTGCTTCAGATTTATTATGCATCATTGGTATAGATGGCAATTTTAAGCAAATCAATCCCGCCATTACCAAAATCCTTGGTTATACTCAAACTGAATTAATCGGACAATCGTTTCTAAATTTAGTTCATCCCCAAGACCAAATTAAAACTCTGGAAGAATTAGCTAAATTAGTTACAGGTAAAGCCATTACACGCTGGAAAAATCGCTGTCTTTGTCAGGATGGTTATTATAAATATTTAGAGTGGCAAATTGCCTCAACTAATCAACTAGGATTAATTTATGCGATCGCTCGTGATGATTCTCAATCTCAGCAATTAAACGAACAACTTGCTTGGCAAACTACTCATGACTTACTCACAGGATTATACAATCGTCAGGGGTTAGAACAAAAAGTAATCGAAGCGATCGCTGATCATCAGCTTATTTCAAAACCAGCAGTTTTTTGTTATCTCGATTTAGACCGATTTAGATTGATTAACGATCTGTGCGGTCATGTCATGGGAGACAGAATTTTATGCCAGATTGCTAATATTTTAAAACAAAAGATTAATCGTCAAGATATTTTGGCTCGGATTGGTGGAGATGAGTTTGGTATCTTATTTGCTAATTCTTCTATAAAACAAGCAGAAATTATTGCCAATACTATTAGACAACTAATTGAAGAATTTCGCTTTCAATGGCAAAACAAAACTTTTACGATTGGAGCTAGTATTGGTATGGTTGCCATCGATGAAAATAGTCGTGATTTTAGCAATCTTTTGTGTTTGGCAGATACAGCTTGTCATGCAGCTAAACAAAAAGGACGCAATTGTATCAAAGTTTATCGTGCTGATGATGAAGAATTAAATCGACAAAGAGACGAAAGACAATGGATTTCCCATTTAATTAGTGCTTTAGAAGAAGATCGGTTTGTTTTATACAGTCAGAAAATTGTTTCCTTAAAAAATAACAACCTGAACCATTACGAAATTTTATTACGTCTGTTGGATGAAGAAGGTAATTTAATTTCCCCAATGGTATTTATGCCAGCAGCAGAAAATTATGACTTGATGCCAGCAATTGATCGCTGGGTAATTAAAAACTTTTTTCTCAATTATTCCGATCATTATCGAAGTCAAATCGCTGAAGAAATTTCTCCGACAATGTATACAATTAACTTATCAGGAGCAAGTTTAAATAGCGACCGCTTTTTGGAATTTTTAAAAGAACAACTAGCAACCTATCCCATTACACCACAAAATATCTGTTTTGAAATTACAGAAACTGTAGCAATTTCTAATCTTCACATAGTAGCTCAATTTATCCGCGAGTTAAAAGAATTAGGTTGTTTATTTGCCTTAGATGATTTCGGTAGTGGGATGAGTTCTCTAGCTTATCTCAAGAGTTTACCAGTAGATTACTTAAAAATAGACGGTAGTTTTGTCAAAAATATTGTTAACGATCCAATCGATTGCGCTACAGTAGAATGTTTCAGCAAAATTAGTAATGTTATGAATATTAAAACAATTGCTGAATTTGTTGAAAATCAACAGATTTTTACTAAATTACAAGAATTAGGTATTGACTACGCTCAAGGTTACGGTATTGGAAAACCATTACCTCTTTGTTTTGGAGATAATTAA
- a CDS encoding ATP adenylyltransferase family protein: MTEKKIILSEQPLLEPGTLWNNIVQQTEYARNCGALQSIETDYQFIQQNGIDFLVRTLANLARKEQAKQKQKTKKNFNPFLPYEQDLFVCDLSATHLCLLNKFNVVAHHLLIVTRAFEAQENLLNLQDFSALWTCLTEIDGLAFYNGGQVAGASQPHKHLQLVPLPFIPDRSHLPIESALANVVFEQAVGKIPHFPFHHAIAFLDMAPDCAITEAAEILLDSYYKLLKTVGLKIEPQQIVQPSAYNLLATRQWMLLIPRSQEAFQSIAVNSLGFAGSLFVRDPQQMQLLKELSPITVLTKVAYPL; the protein is encoded by the coding sequence ATGACAGAAAAAAAAATTATCTTATCAGAACAACCGCTATTAGAACCAGGAACTTTATGGAATAACATAGTTCAACAAACTGAATATGCACGCAACTGTGGTGCCTTGCAATCAATTGAAACCGATTATCAATTTATTCAACAAAATGGAATTGATTTTTTAGTTCGTACTTTAGCTAATTTAGCCAGAAAAGAACAAGCCAAACAAAAACAAAAAACGAAGAAAAATTTTAATCCCTTTCTTCCCTATGAACAAGATCTATTCGTCTGCGATCTTTCTGCTACTCATCTTTGTTTATTAAATAAATTTAATGTTGTTGCTCATCATTTATTAATTGTTACTCGTGCTTTTGAAGCCCAAGAAAATTTACTTAATTTACAAGATTTTTCGGCTTTATGGACTTGCCTAACAGAAATTGATGGTTTAGCTTTTTATAATGGCGGTCAAGTGGCAGGAGCTTCTCAACCACATAAACATCTACAACTCGTGCCTTTACCTTTTATTCCTGATCGCTCTCATTTACCAATAGAATCGGCCTTAGCCAATGTTGTTTTTGAGCAGGCGGTAGGAAAAATTCCCCATTTTCCCTTTCATCATGCGATCGCTTTTTTGGACATGGCTCCTGATTGTGCGATTACAGAAGCAGCCGAAATCCTATTAGATTCTTACTACAAATTGCTTAAAACTGTTGGTTTAAAAATAGAACCGCAGCAAATTGTTCAACCATCCGCCTATAATTTACTCGCAACCCGTCAATGGATGTTGCTCATTCCGCGATCGCAAGAAGCCTTTCAATCAATTGCCGTTAATTCTCTTGGTTTTGCTGGTTCTTTATTTGTCAGAGATCCCCAACAAATGCAACTGTTAAAAGAATTGAGTCCCATCACAGTCTTGACAAAAGTTGCTTATCCTTTATAG
- a CDS encoding PhoH family protein, whose translation MTETSQTISLPNHESAIALAGSKEENLKLLSRHTGVQTILRGQDLILLGREKAVARCAQIVQSLKHLWEEGKTISEADLMTAFQAVDTGLTEEYQELQTNILARTRRGELIRAKTFKQRQYVKAIQNHDITFGIGPAGTGKTFLAAVLAVQALLKDECDRIILTRPAVEAGERLGFLPGDLQQKVNPFLRPLYDSLYEFIDPEKIPDLMERGKIEVAPLAYMRGRTLSNAFVIVDEAQNTTPSQLKMVLTRLGFGSKMVVTGDITQTDLPSHQDSGLIVASKILKFVEGIAFCYLSQADVIRHPLVQKIVAAYEKFEA comes from the coding sequence ATGACAGAAACTTCCCAAACCATTTCTTTACCCAACCATGAAAGTGCGATCGCTTTAGCTGGAAGCAAAGAAGAAAATCTGAAATTACTATCTCGGCATACAGGAGTACAGACCATATTACGAGGACAGGACTTAATCTTGTTGGGAAGAGAGAAAGCAGTAGCACGTTGCGCTCAGATAGTGCAGTCTCTCAAACATCTTTGGGAAGAAGGAAAAACTATCTCAGAAGCAGATCTCATGACAGCTTTTCAAGCAGTAGATACAGGGCTTACGGAAGAATATCAAGAACTGCAGACTAATATTCTAGCTCGAACTCGCAGAGGAGAATTAATTAGGGCAAAAACCTTTAAACAAAGACAATACGTCAAAGCAATTCAAAACCATGATATTACCTTTGGCATTGGACCAGCAGGAACAGGGAAAACATTTTTAGCAGCAGTACTGGCAGTACAAGCCTTACTAAAAGACGAATGCGATCGCATTATCTTAACACGTCCAGCCGTAGAAGCTGGAGAAAGATTAGGTTTTTTGCCTGGAGATTTACAACAAAAAGTTAATCCTTTTTTGCGTCCTTTATACGACTCTTTATACGAATTTATCGATCCAGAAAAAATTCCCGATTTAATGGAGAGAGGAAAAATTGAAGTTGCTCCTTTAGCCTATATGCGAGGACGCACTTTATCTAATGCTTTTGTAATTGTTGATGAGGCACAAAACACTACTCCTTCGCAATTAAAAATGGTATTAACTCGTTTAGGATTTGGCTCAAAAATGGTTGTAACAGGAGATATTACCCAGACTGATTTACCTTCTCATCAAGATTCAGGTTTAATTGTTGCTAGTAAAATTCTTAAATTTGTCGAAGGAATTGCTTTTTGTTATCTTTCTCAAGCGGATGTTATTCGTCATCCTTTAGTCCAAAAAATTGTGGCTGCTTATGAAAAATTTGAGGCATGA